The DNA sequence CCTTCCGCTGccgcatcatcattgtcatcatcatgtagTGCCCTCGCGATTTTACTTGATTGGCATTTCTCTATTGACGGAGATGATGCTCTGTTACCGACTTTCACATTACGTGGGCGCCGCTCTACCTTCGCCGTTGGCCCCGGAGAATCGCTTGCACCTGATGATGGAATTGGCCGGTAGTTTCTTTCTGCGTGCCGAACAATACATGAAGTTTGTCGTCGAGAACACCATggatctttctctcctgccGAGCTTTGATGTAGTCTTGTCGATCTTGGCGTATGCTACCTCTTTACAAGCCTCCAGAGTTGTCAACAGTCAACAAGCGCAACAACCATCAccagcagaagcagcagatgAGCCAATGCCAACGTCAGAAGGCAGCCGTATTCGCCATACCTTCAGGGAAAAACTCGTGGGGATACACGTAAATTGCCAACGATTAGTGTTTGCAATAGACAATTTACAACCTCCTGATACGGCATGGCGAGATATCAGAACCTCAATCGATGATGCCCAAACTAGCAGAGgccaaggcgaagaaggctttgttTACACGCAGGAAGACTGGCAAATGATAGACTGGCAAACCCTCTTCGGAATAGAGCGCAGCACTGGACAACAGAGTGACGAGGAGCAAGTCGGAGAGGTTGGCATGCCGTTCGATTGGCAATCAATGACTTTGGAATCGCTCTTTGGCCTGTAAGAGTATCATCAGTAGTATTTATTTGAGCTACTTCATGACTCACAGTGTGGTCCGCCATATGAGAAGGCAATTGGGATTGCAGCGATGAAGCGTTCTGGCGGGATAGCGATGATAATTCTCGATTGTGGGGTGACACTGCATGCATGTTCCGACTAtcgcaacgcaacgcaatGCACCGCATTTCTCACTGGACTCATCGCTGCAGCGCGACATGATAATGAAGTTCGAAGTTCGCACCAAGTCCGATCTGGTATAAAGTCACCGGTCAATCACTGTGATCCGGAATATGAGGGCCGATCGCAAAAATACGACTATACGATCAAAACGCATCCCTTATTCCGCCTTGTCCGCCTTGTCCGCATCTGTACTTCTACTTTAACACCGCTCAACTTCTCATCTCCAGGTCGCCACTGATACTCACAAACCAATTCAGCCCCattcaagagaaagagtgaCACTCGCACCCCTGTCCAGAGCTAGGCATCATTTAATTCCGATCATCTGACCATCTGCAGCTCACGGAGCGGAGGATATCAGATCAACCGTCACATCGCCTAACACATTTATAATCAAATCCTCCAGATGCCGTCCAGTTCAAATGCTCATACATCCTTGAATCACACCCTCGTTGCAATGCGACCAAACTCACAGGATAGCCTGCAAATCCAGACCAAAGAAGATCGCGCAGAAGCATTGTTAGAACTATCCATCTCCCTCATAGAATCCGCCATCGACGTGCTTCGAACCAATATAACAGCGGACGAACAGCTCACTAGACAAAGTACTCTGATGCCTGGCGGTACCCTCGGTAAACATTTCAGGCATGTCATAGAGAGTTTCAGAGCTTTTCTCTTACCCCTAATCCCCTCTaaaacctcttcctcctactcttcctcaccttcaccttcatcaccaacaTCGTCATTAACCTCGACGgcgacgccgacgccgacaacaacaacaccaacaacaacaacaaccacaacaacaaccaccGAGATCAACTACGATAACATCCAACCGTCCTCACGAAGACCCATCGCTCGATCAGTCAAAGCGTGTATATCTGCCTTAGAGGAGATCCGAGATGAACTGATATCTTGGGGCGACCAATCCCGGCACATAGATTtaccctcatcctcgtctttgAATCAGCCGATCAGCGGGACTGGGGTAGCGGGAGAAAATGGGATCGCAGAAAACCGTAATACTCTGGGCGATGTCATGGACGGAACGATTGACGTAGTCGCTATCACGCCTACGAAGCAAGTGATGGGTTCGACGATAGGcagagaggtgagtccgcccTACGTCTCATGCTTCATCTTCTTAGACGACTTCATTCCTGTATCTGCGTCATTCGCCATCGACCACCGGAGGCAAAGTGGAATGGGATCGGAGTGAAAGTGCAAACGTAACACGATATGATGTGAAGAAGCTAATCAGTGATCGGCGGTTTAGTTGTGGTATTGCTCCCTCCACGCAATCCATCATTTCTCAATGTTACGTACGATAGCAGTGCATGAGCACGGGATTGAATTACCGGTAGAATTCGGTACGGCTCCATCGACGCTATTGTAAGTCACACCAAACGCCTCTTGACCCGGTGACAGTGGTAGAATCATTGCTGATGGCTTACGAATAACAGGTATCGAGGACTGAATTGGAAGCCGCCAACAGAGAACAAGGAGATCCGAGTGGCTGTCAAGTCGAAGCTATAGGCAGGGTCAATCGAGTCGGATTGGGGTGaatcgtcgtcgtcgtcctcaACTGTTCGATCTCACGACACATCCAGTAGTCCAATTGTCAAGTTATCAAGTTGCCTTCTGGATAGGGATAGAATTGTTCTCTCTTCGCATCATCGAGTCCATTAcgtatatgtatgtatgtatgtatgtaaTCGTAATCAATAGACCCATGCAATGTCATAATGCATGTTCACATATTTTCCACcaacgatcttctcttctcagTCCACTGAGCCACCAGGCTCATGGGGATGCTCGACGGACGCTTAATTGAACGTCTCCCTCTCTACGCCGTATACCTCTTGACCGACTTTCCACCACGCCCCCTGCTCTCCGCCAATCGCAAACTTGCCCGCAAACTCAAATTCCAGAGCATGCAACCTCTTTCCCACAATCACCAGTGAATGCAGTGGTCCTCCGAACTCCTCTTCTGAGACTTGCGCCAATTCTTCCAGGGTCCCACTGATCAACCTCTGCGTCGGGGTTCCTATCCTACTGAGCGAAATCGCTAGTGTTTTATCAGGCGGCAATAAAGACTCTTTCCTCTCTACTTCTTGCccactttcaccttcaccttcgccctcCTTAGTATCCCCATTTTGACCTTCCTTATTATCCTCATCCGATAACTGCTGATGCCTCGCCGCTTCCGTGTATAAGATCTGCTCGAAAGCCTGTTTCGGCCCCATAAACCTCGGCGGCTCGTATATCAGCCTACCCCTAGCCATATTCTCCTCGCTCTGTTCCCGCACTTTGATATCTAACAATACAAGCGTGTGCACACCGATCTTGAGGTTTTCTTCGAGCTTGTCAAACCAACTATCGGGTTTCCAATTCTCCGTGTAAAACACCATACTCAGCGTCTGGCCGAAATTGTACAGCTGCAGTCCCGTAGATCCGAGGGCCGTCATTATACTGGCGTTATGTATTGTCTGGGTGGGTATACCTTGGGCTCGGGCTCGGAGTAATAAATCGGTATGTGTTGTTGCGCTGCGAACGTACATAAAAGTTAGAGCCAAGTACAAAGCATCAACAACTttcagatcaagatcaataacaataacaaaacGAATTCAAGCACAACGACCACGACCATCAAGCTGTAGCCACTTTCCACATCTTCCTGACGATATTCACGTTAAATACGAATGATGAAACGCGTACTCCGAcccaaactcagactcagactcacccaaGCGGATCACCAACGACCAAAAAGGACACATCGACTTTATCTGCGTCTTTGAGTATCTCATCCGCTTCTAGCTCTACCAATTCCCGAGTGGCCGTTATCACTGGGCGCTCGTAGAATGCTTCCTATGTCCAGCGATGAAGGTTAGTCATTTACTCCTGCGACTCATGTATGACCTATTGTCGAGCCGTCCAACCGTCTAGCCGTCCGACCAAGTTGAACATGAATTTGCGCATCATATGTTCATAGCGATTTGCTCGGCTCCTCAAGTAGGATAAAATAAGATAGAATCGAACCCACCAATCGCTCTTTATCCACCATCAAGATCGAAGTATAACTCTCCAAGTAAACcctctcgctcttcttgacTGCTTCAAGGCCTTTCACCGTTATATCTTTCTCATCGCTCAAACCTAGACCAATGACGTAGAACATGTTCTCTGTTGTCCGTCGTCTGTTGCCTGTTGATCGTTGTCTGTAAGCTTTTATCTCAGGACTTGACCACAGGTCTATATACCATATACCAAAAGTTGTCGTACAACAAGTTGGTCTGTTGTTGGTAGTGTTGGTAGTAATTTAGCAACTTACTTGTAAATTCCAAATTCAATCTATCGTACGGGTTTCTGGAAATTCATAAGTTAATCTTATCGCAAAAAACTGATTCCGTTCTCGCTGCAAaatcctcctcgtccgcccatccatccatatccatacaGCAACAACATAGTCAAGGTTTACTATACTCGAACATTCTTACACTTGAATTCATGCAATCTGCGCACTTCCATGCTGCTCAATCAAAGAGGAGTATCACCATTCGAATTCGTTGAGCACGTAATGAAAAAAAGAGATGCATCAAAATCATAAATTAGTATAAGATACCACTGCCGCTATTATCATAATTGATCTCCCCTTTTACCTCTACCACAAACTACGCCAAGTTACTGCTGCACCATCTGagaacaacagcaagataCGATCGTCGCTGGGTTATATCCTGCGTTCTGGAAAAGTCCTTATTATATGCATGACACCTATCTTCTTCTATGTCCACATCGTCAACGTCTTCCTCCCAAATATGGTATATCTTGAGATTATTGAGTCAAGCTGAGTTTGGCCTTATGCGGGTGGGGCTCTAGGAGTGAATTTCAATCTCAATTCATCCTTCGGGAAAATACTAAA is a window from the Kwoniella dejecticola CBS 10117 chromosome 8, complete sequence genome containing:
- a CDS encoding diphthine synthase — its product is MFYVIGLGLSDEKDITVKGLEAVKKSERVYLESYTSILMVDKERLEAFYERPVITATRELVELEADEILKDADKVDVSFLVVGDPLGATTHTDLLLRARAQGIPTQTIHNASIMTALGSTGLQLYNFGQTLSMVFYTENWKPDSWFDKLEENLKIGVHTLVLLDIKVREQSEENMARGRLIYEPPRFMGPKQAFEQILYTEAARHQQLSDEDNKEGQNGDTKEGEGEGESGQEVERKESLLPPDKTLAISLSRIGTPTQRLISGTLEELAQVSEEEFGGPLHSLVIVGKRLHALEFEFAGKFAIGGEQGAWWKVGQEVYGVERETFN